AGGCACGGGCGGTTCAAATGGATGTCGCGAGCGAAGCAGATATCATCGCGGGCTATGATGCTGCGGAGGCGGCGTTCGGAACGGTGGACACCGTCGTTGCCAATGCGGGCGTCGATGGCGCGGGTATGATCGCCGACATGCCCGAAGACGAGATCGAGCGGACGCTCGCCATCAATCTCAAGGGCGCGATCCTGACCGCGCGCGAAGGCGCCAGGCGCATGATGGCAGCAGGGGTGGAGAGAGGGCGCATCGTCCTCATCGCCTCGATCACCGCTTTCGAACCCTCCCCGGGGCTCGTCGCCTATTCGGCGAGCAAGGCCGGCGTGAAACAGGCCGCGCGCAGCATGGCGCGTGAATGGGCGAGAGCGGGCATCTGCGTGAACACGATCTCGCCCGGTTATATCCGCACCGCGATCAACGACGCCTGGTTCGATACCGATCTCGGCAAGAAACAGGTCGCGCGCTTTCCCAAGCGGCGACTGATGGGCGAGGAAGGGCTTGATGCGGCGCTCTTGTTCCTGTGTTCCGATGCCGCCGAGTTCGTCACCGGGAGCGACTTCGTGATGGATGACGGGCAGACCTTGTGACGGGCCGGCCCATTTCGATGGCGGCGGGGATCATGCCCGAAGCGACCCCGACCCAATTGGTCGAAGCGGCGGCAGCGGCACAATTCGACTTCGGCGGAATGTGGGTCGAGCGGGAAAGTTGGACACCCGCGACCACGCGCGCGATCCGCCAGCAACTGAGCGACGCCGGGGTGCAATTGCTCGATGTCGAGGTGGCCTGGATCATGCCCGGCCCGTCCGATCCGTGGCTCGAGCAACTGGTCGACATTGCCGCCGAGCTCGGCGCGCGAAACCTGCTTTGCGTCTCGAGCGATCCGGATGCTGCCGCGACCACCGCCAAGCTGCAGCGAATGGTCGATCGCTCGGCCGGGACCGATGTGCGGATCAATCTTGAATTCGGGCTGTTTACCGAGGTCAAGTCGATCCATGCCGCACGCGCCATTCTCGAGCAGCTCGACGGCGCTAACAAGGGTCTGCTTTGCGACACGCTGCATTGGGCACGCTCGGGCGGAACGGCGGAAGATATCGCCAACTTGCCGCGCGAGTGGCTCGGCTATGCCCAGCCCTGCGATGCGCCGGCCAAAGGACCCGATCCTTCCGATATGGACGCGATCGTCGACGACGCGATCAACAAACGCGTGGCGATGGGAGCGGGCGGGCTGGATCTTGCCAGCTTTATCGCCGCGCTTCCGTCTGCCTTGCCATTGGCGGTGGAGGAGCGATCACAAGTCTTGCGCGAACGCTTCCCCGATCTCAACGAGAGAGCCCGCGAAGTGGCGCGCACCAGCCGCGCCTGGCTCGCCGGCCACTCCGCGCAGGACTGACTAGAGCCCCGCCGACCAGTCTTTTGACTTCGCCCAGTCGAGATGCGAGGTGTGCTGCATGCCGAGCAAGTCGCGCGCGTTCTGCGGATCGACCACAAGCGGCGATTCCGGCTGGGCGTTATACCATGAGTAGAACTTGGCCATGCCGTCATAGATGCTGAGCGGCTGGACCTCGCGCGAGCCGGTGACGAGCTCGCTCATCCGCGCCGCGAATTCCTCGGGCTTGAGGCTCTGGAAGCGCACCGGCCTGCCGATGGCCTCCGACAGATTGGCGGCAACTTGATCGCCCAGCAGCGTTTCGGGGCCGCCCAGCGGGACATGCTGCCCATCCGCCGCATCGGTCTGGAGCGCCCGCCGCATCGCTTGCGCCACGTCCTCCAGGCACACCCAATTGATCTTAAGATCGGGCTTGGCGGGATAGGCGAAGATGCCTTCGCGCATGATCAGCGGCCGCGTCCAGATGCGGTACTGGTTGTCCATAAACACGGTCGGTTCGATGAAAACGCAGGGGATGCCGGTTTCCTCCAGCGCACGCTCGATATCGCGCCTGCCGTCATGCGCCGACAGGTCGAGGTCGTGATCCGCGACGAAGCAGGCAGTGTTGAAGACGATCTTCTTGAGCCCCGCGCGCTT
This region of Altererythrobacter sp. CAU 1644 genomic DNA includes:
- a CDS encoding SDR family oxidoreductase is translated as MAIEKVCVLGAPADQGQPLVAELLREGYAVTAGVRRDDAMKDTPFPEVPTVFADITDAEAMAQAFAGQDAAAFHLPFEFDRAKAANFGRQIAEGAKRAGLKKIVFNTACFVADHDLDLSAHDGRRDIERALEETGIPCVFIEPTVFMDNQYRIWTRPLIMREGIFAYPAKPDLKINWVCLEDVAQAMRRALQTDAADGQHVPLGGPETLLGDQVAANLSEAIGRPVRFQSLKPEEFAARMSELVTGSREVQPLSIYDGMAKFYSWYNAQPESPLVVDPQNARDLLGMQHTSHLDWAKSKDWSAGL
- a CDS encoding SDR family NAD(P)-dependent oxidoreductase, which gives rise to MSGFSFDLSGRKALVTGASSGLGARFGRILANSGAQVALGARRADRLQALAGEIGEQARAVQMDVASEADIIAGYDAAEAAFGTVDTVVANAGVDGAGMIADMPEDEIERTLAINLKGAILTAREGARRMMAAGVERGRIVLIASITAFEPSPGLVAYSASKAGVKQAARSMAREWARAGICVNTISPGYIRTAINDAWFDTDLGKKQVARFPKRRLMGEEGLDAALLFLCSDAAEFVTGSDFVMDDGQTL
- a CDS encoding sugar phosphate isomerase/epimerase family protein encodes the protein MPEATPTQLVEAAAAAQFDFGGMWVERESWTPATTRAIRQQLSDAGVQLLDVEVAWIMPGPSDPWLEQLVDIAAELGARNLLCVSSDPDAAATTAKLQRMVDRSAGTDVRINLEFGLFTEVKSIHAARAILEQLDGANKGLLCDTLHWARSGGTAEDIANLPREWLGYAQPCDAPAKGPDPSDMDAIVDDAINKRVAMGAGGLDLASFIAALPSALPLAVEERSQVLRERFPDLNERAREVARTSRAWLAGHSAQD